One Glycine soja cultivar W05 chromosome 2, ASM419377v2, whole genome shotgun sequence genomic region harbors:
- the LOC114381170 gene encoding pentatricopeptide repeat-containing protein At3g24000, mitochondrial-like, with amino-acid sequence MRGVSRRVQQLLRPKLHKDSFYYTELLNLCKTTDNVKKAHAQVVVRGHEQDPFIAARLIDKYSHFSNLHHARKVFDNLSEPDVFCCNVVIKVYANADPFGEALKVYDAMRWRGITPNYYTYPFVLKACGAEGASKKGRVIHGHAVKCGMDLDLFVGNALVAFYAKCQDVEVSRKVFDEIPHRDIVSWNSMISGYTVNGYVDDAILLFYDMLRDESVGGPDHATFVTVLPAFAQAADIHAGYWIHCYIVKTRMGLDSAVGTGLISLYSNCGYVRMARAIFDRISDRSVIVWSAIIRCYGTHGLAQEALALFRQLVGAGLRPDGVVFLCLLSACSHAGLLEQGWHLFNAMETYGVAKSEAHYACIVDLLGRAGDLEKAVEFIQSMPIQPGKNIYGALLGACRIHKNMELAELAAEKLFVLDPDNAGRYVILAQMYEDAERWQDAARVRKVVKDKEIKKPIGYSSVELESGHQKFGVNDETHVHTTQIFQILHSLDRIMGKETRAM; translated from the coding sequence ATGCGTGGCGTATCTCGAAGAGTGCAACAACTTTTGAGACCCAAACTTCACAAAGACTCGTTCTATTACACAGAACTGTTGAACCTTTGCAAAACCACCGACAACGTTAAAAAAGCGCACGCCCAGGTTGTGGTCCGAGGCCACGAGCAAGACCCCTTCATTGCCGCAAGGCTCATCGATAAGTACTCTCACTTCTCCAACCTACACCACGCACGCAAGGTGTTCGACAATTTGTCCGAACCAGATGTTTTCTGTTGTAACGTGGTCATCAAGGTTTACGCCAATGCGGATCCCTTCGGTGAGGCTTTGAAGGTTTACGATGCGATGCGTTGGCGTGGCATCACCCCGAACTACTACACTTACCCGTTTGTGCTCAAGGCTTGCGGCGCCGAGGGAGCTTCTAAAAAGGGTCGAGTGATTCATGGGCACGCAGTGAAGTGTGGAATGGACTTGGATTTGTTTGTGGGCAATGCCCTTGTTGCGTTTTACGCTAAGTGTCAAGATGTTGAAGTGTCCAGAAAAGTGTTTGACGAAATTCCTCACAGAGATATTGTTTCTTGGAACTCAATGATTTCGGGGTATACTGTGAATGGATATGTGGATGATGCTATTTTGCTTTTCTATGATATGTTAAGAGATGAAAGTGTGGGGGGTCCTGATCATGCCACGTTTGTAACTGTTCTTCCGGCGTTTGCTCAGGCAGCGGATATTCATGCAGGGTATTGGATTCATTGTTATATTGTGAAGACAAGGATGGGACTTGATTCTGCTGTGGGGACTGGACTTATATCGTTGTACTCAAATTGTGGTTATGTAAGAATGGCACGAGCCATCTTTGACAGGATCTCTGATAGAAGTGTTATAGTGTGGAGTGCAATAATTAGGTGCTATGGAACACATGGTCTTGCGCAGGAGGCGCTTGCTTTGTTCCGGCAATTGGTTGGGGCTGGCTTGCGCCCTGATGGTGttgtgtttttgtgtttgttatcTGCGTGCAGTCATGCAGGTTTGCTTGAGCAGGGCTGGCACCTTTTTAATGCCATGGAAACTTATGGAGTGGCGAAGAGTGAGGCACATTATGCTTGCATTGTGGATCTGTTGGGGAGAGCTGGGGATTTGGAGAAAGCAGTGGAGTTTATTCAGTCTATGCCTATCCAACCCGGGAAAAACATTTATGGTGCATTGCTGGGTGCTTGTAGAATACACAAAAATATGGAGCTTGCTGAATTGGCCGCGGAGAAGTTGTTTGTCTTGGACCCTGATAATGCCGGGCGTTATGTGATTCTAGCACAGATGTACGAAGATGCAGAGCGATGGCAGGATGCGGCCAGGGTGAGGAAAGTAGTCAAGGACAAAGAAATAAAGAAGCCAATTGGGTATAGCTCCGTAGAGCTGGAATCTGGTCATCAGAAATTTGGGGTAAATGATGAGACTCATGTGCATACAACACAGATCTTCCAGATCTTGCATAGCTTAGATAGGATTATGGGGAAAGAAACTCGTGCAATGTGA
- the LOC114381184 gene encoding serine/arginine-rich splicing factor SR45a-like: protein MADSPLARNSRSPSPWKAQSRSRSRSRSRSRSRSRPRQRPRSRSRSRGRSRSPIRGRSRSPIHGRSEPTNPGDTLYVTGLSSRVTERDLEEHFSKEGKVSSCFLVVEPRTRISRGFAFVTMESAEDAERCIKYLNQSVLEGRYITVERSRRKRARTPTPGHYLGLKNTREYGYRGDRGGDRGRYRDGPDRDNYSRRRSPRRSPYRGGQDYSPQRSPYGGRSRRERSRSLPYSPHGSPDRKYARGSR, encoded by the exons ATG GCTGATTCTCCCCTCGCAAG GAACTCAAGGTCACCTTCCCCATGGAAAGCTCAGTCGAGATCGAGATCTAGGTCAAGGTCGAGATCTAGGTCGAGGTCTAGGCCTAGACAAAGGCCAAGATCGCGTTCTAGAAGTCGTGGCAG GTCAAGGTCACCAATTCGTGGAAG GTCAAGGTCACCAATTCATGGAAG GTCTGAACCTACAAATCCTGGTGACACACTTTATGTAACTGGTCTATCTTCGAGGGTCACCGAAAGAGACCTAGAGGAGCATTTCTCCAAGGAAGGAAAG GTTTCTTCATGTTTTCTTGTGGTGGAGCCCCGTACACGGATTTCTCGTGGTTTTGCTTTTGTTACAATGGAATCTGCTGAAGATGCGGAGCGCTGTATCAAGTATCTCAATCAATCAGTTTTAGAGGGTCGTTACATCACTGTTGAGCGG TCACGAAGAAAACGTGCAAGAACTCCAACCCCAGGGCACTATCTTGGACTGAAAAACACAAGGGAGTATG GCTATCGTGGTGACCGAGGTGGTGACCGGGGAAGGTATCGCGATGGTCCTGACCGTGACAATTACTCACGTCGTAGGTCTCCGAGGCGTTCACCATACAGAGGTGGCCAAGATTATTCTCCCCAGCGCTCACCCTATGGTGGAAGGTCTAGGAGGGAAAGGTCTAGGTCACTTCCTTATTCTCCACATGGTAGCCCAGACAGGAAGTATGCTCGCGGATCTAGGTGA
- the LOC114370486 gene encoding probable prolyl 4-hydroxylase 10 isoform X1 has protein sequence MVKGRQSRLGHRKPSRGSSWPVMLTLLATCSFLILILLALPILSNSNANSSGRLIIKPNDLNSIALNTTTHISEAEYDQLGERWVEIISWEPRIFLYHNFLTKEECEHLINIAKPNMRKSTVIESETGMSIESRVRTSSGTFLARGRDKIVRNIENRIADFTFIPVDNGEELQVLHYQVGEKYVPHHDYFMDDINTANGGDRIATMLMYLSDVEEGGETVFPDAKGNFSSMPGWNELSVCGKKGLSIKPKMRNALLFWSIKPDATYDPLSLHGSCPVIKGNKWSSTKWIRIGEHKL, from the exons ATGGTGAAAGGGAGGCAGTCTCGGCTAGGGCACCGGAAACCGTCGAGGGGGTCGTCGTGGCCGGTGATGCTGACATTGCTGGCAACGTGCTCgtttctcattctcattctgCTCGCTCTCCCTATTCTCTCAAATTCCAATGCCAACTCCTCTGGTCGCTTAATTATTAAACCCAACGATCTCAACTCCATTGCTCTCAACACTACTACTcacat AAGCGAAGCTGAATACGACCAGTTGGGAGAGCGGTGGGTTGAAATAATATCATGGGAGCCTAGAATTTTTCTCTACCACAATTTTCTG ACCAAGGAGGAATGCGAGCATCTAATTAATATAGCCAAGCCAAACATGCGAAAGTCAACAGTTATTGAAAGTGAAACTGGAATGAGTATAGAAAGCAG AGTACGGACAAGCTCTGGTACTTTTCTGGCTAGAGGACGTGATAAAATTGTGAGGAATATTGAGAACAGAATTGCTGATTTTACTTTTATACCTGTAG ATAATGGTGAAGAACTTCAGGTCCTGCATTATCAAGTTGGAGAAAAGTATGTGCCTCATCATGACTACTTTATGGACGATATTAACACTGCGAATGGGGGTGATCGTATCGCAACAATGTTGATGTACCT TTCAGATGTTGAAGAAGGGGGTGAGACGGTGTTTCCAGATGCCAAGGGAAATTTTAGCTCTATGCCTGGCTGGAATGAGCTTTCTGTTTGTGGAAAAAAGGGACTTTCAATTAAGCCAAAGATGCGCAATGCTTTACTTTTTTGGAGCATAAAGCCTGATGCAACTTATGATCCATTAAGTTTACATG GTTCTTGTCCAGTAATTAAGGGCAATAAGTGGTCAAGTACAAAATGGATACGCATTGGTGAACACAAACTTTAA
- the LOC114370486 gene encoding probable prolyl 4-hydroxylase 10 isoform X2, with the protein MLTLLATCSFLILILLALPILSNSNANSSGRLIIKPNDLNSIALNTTTHIEAEYDQLGERWVEIISWEPRIFLYHNFLTKEECEHLINIAKPNMRKSTVIESETGMSIESRVRTSSGTFLARGRDKIVRNIENRIADFTFIPVDNGEELQVLHYQVGEKYVPHHDYFMDDINTANGGDRIATMLMYLSDVEEGGETVFPDAKGNFSSMPGWNELSVCGKKGLSIKPKMRNALLFWSIKPDATYDPLSLHGSCPVIKGNKWSSTKWIRIGEHKL; encoded by the exons ATGCTGACATTGCTGGCAACGTGCTCgtttctcattctcattctgCTCGCTCTCCCTATTCTCTCAAATTCCAATGCCAACTCCTCTGGTCGCTTAATTATTAAACCCAACGATCTCAACTCCATTGCTCTCAACACTACTACTcacat CGAAGCTGAATACGACCAGTTGGGAGAGCGGTGGGTTGAAATAATATCATGGGAGCCTAGAATTTTTCTCTACCACAATTTTCTG ACCAAGGAGGAATGCGAGCATCTAATTAATATAGCCAAGCCAAACATGCGAAAGTCAACAGTTATTGAAAGTGAAACTGGAATGAGTATAGAAAGCAG AGTACGGACAAGCTCTGGTACTTTTCTGGCTAGAGGACGTGATAAAATTGTGAGGAATATTGAGAACAGAATTGCTGATTTTACTTTTATACCTGTAG ATAATGGTGAAGAACTTCAGGTCCTGCATTATCAAGTTGGAGAAAAGTATGTGCCTCATCATGACTACTTTATGGACGATATTAACACTGCGAATGGGGGTGATCGTATCGCAACAATGTTGATGTACCT TTCAGATGTTGAAGAAGGGGGTGAGACGGTGTTTCCAGATGCCAAGGGAAATTTTAGCTCTATGCCTGGCTGGAATGAGCTTTCTGTTTGTGGAAAAAAGGGACTTTCAATTAAGCCAAAGATGCGCAATGCTTTACTTTTTTGGAGCATAAAGCCTGATGCAACTTATGATCCATTAAGTTTACATG GTTCTTGTCCAGTAATTAAGGGCAATAAGTGGTCAAGTACAAAATGGATACGCATTGGTGAACACAAACTTTAA
- the LOC114381196 gene encoding probable prolyl 4-hydroxylase 10 encodes MVKARQCSRLWPRKSWWRVSSPATLTLLLLTCSFLTLILLALHILSTPHANANSSVSRNTHIEAEEDDQVALRMEVISWQPRAFLYHNFLTKEECEYLINIATPHMQKSTVADNQSGQSVVHDVRKSTGAFLDRGQDEIVRNIEKRIADVTFIPIENGEPIYVIHYEVGQYYDPHYDYFIDDFNIENGGQRIATMLMYLSNVEEGGETMFPRAKANFSSVPWWNELSNCGKMGLSIKPKMGDALLFWSMKPNATLDALTLHSACPVIKGNKWSCTKWMHPTEFKMV; translated from the exons ATGGTGAAAGCCAGACAGTGTTCTCGGCTGTGGCCTCGCAAATCATGGTGGCGGGTTTCGTCTCCGGCCACGCTCACTCTGCTGCTGCTGACTTGCTCCTTCCTCACTCTCATTCTTCTAGCTCTCCACATTCTCTCCACTCCCCATGCCAATGCCAACTCCTCCGTTTCTCGCAACACTCACAT CGAAGCTGAAGAAGACGACCAGGTAGCGTTGCGGATGGAAGTAATATCCTGGCAGCCCAGAGCTTTTCTCTATCATAACTTTCTG ACCAAGGAGGAATGTGAATATCTAATTAATATTGCCACACCACACATGCAAAAATCAACAGTTGCTGATAATCAATCTGGACAGAGTGTAGTCCACGA CGTACGGAAAAGCACTGGTGCTTTTCTGGACAGAGGACAAGATGAAATTGTGAGGAATATTGAGAAGAGAATAGCTGATGTTACTTTTATACCCATAG AGAATGGTGAACCAATTTATGTTATCCATTATGAAGTTGGACAATATTATGATCCTCATTATGACTACTTTATTGACGATTTTAACATTGAGAACGGGGGTCAGCGGATAGCAACAATGTTGATGTACCT TTCAAATGTTGAAGAAGGGGGTGAGACAATGTTCCCACGTGCCAAAGCAAATTTTAGCTCTGTGCCTTGGTGGAATGAGCTTTCTAATTGTGGAAAAATGGGACTTTCAATTAAGCCAAAGATGGGTGATGCTTTACTTTTCTGGAGCATGAAGCCTAATGCAACTTTAGATGCATTGACTTTGCATA GTGCTTGTCCGGTGATTAAGGGTAATAAGTGGTCATGTACCAAATGGATGCATCCCACTGAATTCAAAATGGTTTAA